From a region of the Falco cherrug isolate bFalChe1 chromosome 9, bFalChe1.pri, whole genome shotgun sequence genome:
- the PIK3AP1 gene encoding phosphoinositide 3-kinase adapter protein 1 isoform X2, with amino-acid sequence MEKLNSDSGCDSVTDTETEDEKNPVYSHGLDMSEEHGSSKSTRDHLVVQPDRIRCGVQTTVYIIMKCKLDGEVKTEVEFSPENASSVRVLAEMENEYTISVEAPNLTSGMVPLQIYSGDLMVGETSVTYHTDMEEISSLLANAANPVQFMCQAFKIVPYSIEALDKLLTESLKKNIPASGLHLFGINQLEEEDMTTNQRDEELPTLLHFSARYGLKNLTALLLTCPGALQAYSVANKYGHYPNTIAEKHGFKDLRQFIDEYVETADMLKSHIKEELMQGEEDESVYESMAHLSTDLLMKCSLNPGSDEELYESMAGFVPGAPEDLYVEMLQSKPDTPVAADEVSLTTKDSMLRKFLEGSSLDVPDSEEGVYQRYGEDVYYSVKQDTFPQEMASRPPVPVPRPESSSPQPDNELYISKIFAQKAQRPENLYVPRGGVKKETVVRPVRDVSQSSIYDPFAGMKTPGQRQLITLQEQVKMGILTVDEAVLHFKEWQLNQKKRSESFRFQQENLKRLRDSITRRQMEKQKKDKSADLEITVPIRHSHNTLGRPECGIYEYTPRRNVFPPKKELKRGDWKTESTSSTTSSASNRSSTRSILSVSSGMEGDSEDNEVTETTRSRSPVAHQAERLPFPERPPRVPPRGASRPVSCEGFYPPPVPPRGR; translated from the exons ATGGAGAAGCTCAATTCAG ACTCAGGCTGTGACTCTGTGACTGATACAGAAACAGAAGACGAGAAGAACCCAGTTTACTCCCACGGACTTGACATGAGTGAAGAACATGGATCATCCAAGAGCACGAGGGACCATCTGGTGGTGCAGCCTGACCGCATACGGTGTGGG GTTCAGACAACAGTTTATATTATCATGAAATGTAAACTAGATGGCGAAGTGAAAACTGAAGTTGAATTCTCTCCAGAGAATGCATCATCTGTGCGTGtgctggctgagatggagaatgaATATACAATCTCTGTGGAGGCTCCAA atttaaccTCTGGGATGGTGCCTCTGCAGATATATTCAGGGGACTTGATGGTGGGAGAAACAAGTGTCACCTATCATACGGACATGGAGGAGATCAGCAGTCTGTTGGCTAATGCAGCCAACCCGGTACAGTTCATGTGCCAG GCCTTTAAAATCGTGCCATACAGCATAGAAGCACTGGACAAACTGTTGACTGAGTCACTCAAGAAGAACATTCCTGCCAGTGGCTTACACCTGTTTGGAATCAACCAGCTGGAAGAAGAAGATATGACGACAA ATCAGAGGGATGAGGAGTTGCCAACACTGCTTCACTTCTCTGCAAGATATGGGCTGAAGAACCTCACCGCGTTGCTGCTTACATGCCCTGGAGCACTGCAGGCCTACAGTGTAGCTAACAAATATGGCCACTATCCAAACACCATAGCAGAAAAGCATGGCTTCAAGGACCTCCGCCAATTCATTGATGAATATGTG gAAACTGCAGATATGCTGAAGAGTCACATTAAGGAGGAGCTGATGCAAGGCGAGGAGGATGAGTCTGTCTATGAGTCCATGGCTCATCTGTCCACTGATCTGTTAATGAAATGTTCCTTGAATCCTGGCTCCGATGAAGAGCTTTATGAATCTATGGCTGGATTTGTCCCTGGTGCCCCAGAAGATCTAT atgtagaGATGCTTCAGTCCAAACCAGACACTCCAGTTGCTGCAGATGAAGTTTCTCTAACTACAAAAGACTCAATGCTCCGCAAGTTTTTAGAAG GCAGTAGCTTGGATGTGCCAGATTCAGAGGAAGGAGTTTACCAGCGGTATGGTGAAGATGTATACTACTCAGTGAAACAAGATACTTTTCCACAAGAAATGGCTAGTAGACCTCCAGTTCCTGTTCCAAGACCAGAatccagctctccacagccgGACAATGAGCTGTACATCTCCAAAA tttttgCACAGAAGGCTCAAAGACCTGAGAATCTCTATGTCCCTAGAGGAGGGGTTAAGAAAG AGACAGTAGTCAGGCCTGTAAGGGACGTGTCTCAATCAAGCATATATGATCCATTCGCTGGAATGAAAACCCCGGGTCAACGGCAACTGATTACATTACAGGAGCAGGTGAAAATGGGCATACTCACTGTTGATGAAGCTGTACTTCATTTTAAGGAGTGGCAACTGAACCAGAAAAAGAGATCAGAATCGTTCCGGTTCCAGCAG GAAAATCTGAAGCGACTACGAGACAGCATAACGAGGAGGCAAATggagaagcaaaaaaaagacaaaagtgcAG atTTGGAAATTACAGTACCCATTAGACATTCTCATAATACTTTGGGGAGACCAGAGTGTGGAATATATGAATATACCCCCAGGAGAAATGTTTTCCCACCAAAAAAGGAGCTAAAGCGAGGagactggaaaacagaaagcacatCCAGCACAACAA GTAGTGCAAGTAACCGCTCCAGCACTCGGAGCATATTGAGTGTCAGCAGTGGGATGGAAGGGGACAGTGAG GACAATGAAGTCACAGAAACAACTAGGAGCCGCAGCCCTGTTGCTCACcaagcagagaggctgccttTCCCAGAAAGGCCTCCCAGAGTGCCTCCTCGAGGTGCAAGCAG gCCTGTAAGCTGTGAAGGCTTTTATCCGCCACCTGTGCCCCCAAGAGGTCGCTGA
- the PIK3AP1 gene encoding phosphoinositide 3-kinase adapter protein 1 isoform X3 produces MAAPDSGCDSVTDTETEDEKNPVYSHGLDMSEEHGSSKSTRDHLVVQPDRIRCGVQTTVYIIMKCKLDGEVKTEVEFSPENASSVRVLAEMENEYTISVEAPNLTSGMVPLQIYSGDLMVGETSVTYHTDMEEISSLLANAANPVQFMCQAFKIVPYSIEALDKLLTESLKKNIPASGLHLFGINQLEEEDMTTNQRDEELPTLLHFSARYGLKNLTALLLTCPGALQAYSVANKYGHYPNTIAEKHGFKDLRQFIDEYVETADMLKSHIKEELMQGEEDESVYESMAHLSTDLLMKCSLNPGSDEELYESMAGFVPGAPEDLYVEMLQSKPDTPVAADEVSLTTKDSMLRKFLEGSSLDVPDSEEGVYQRYGEDVYYSVKQDTFPQEMASRPPVPVPRPESSSPQPDNELYISKIFAQKAQRPENLYVPRGGVKKETVVRPVRDVSQSSIYDPFAGMKTPGQRQLITLQEQVKMGILTVDEAVLHFKEWQLNQKKRSESFRFQQENLKRLRDSITRRQMEKQKKDKSADLEITVPIRHSHNTLGRPECGIYEYTPRRNVFPPKKELKRGDWKTESTSSTTSSASNRSSTRSILSVSSGMEGDSEDNEVTETTRSRSPVAHQAERLPFPERPPRVPPRGASRPVSCEGFYPPPVPPRGR; encoded by the exons ACTCAGGCTGTGACTCTGTGACTGATACAGAAACAGAAGACGAGAAGAACCCAGTTTACTCCCACGGACTTGACATGAGTGAAGAACATGGATCATCCAAGAGCACGAGGGACCATCTGGTGGTGCAGCCTGACCGCATACGGTGTGGG GTTCAGACAACAGTTTATATTATCATGAAATGTAAACTAGATGGCGAAGTGAAAACTGAAGTTGAATTCTCTCCAGAGAATGCATCATCTGTGCGTGtgctggctgagatggagaatgaATATACAATCTCTGTGGAGGCTCCAA atttaaccTCTGGGATGGTGCCTCTGCAGATATATTCAGGGGACTTGATGGTGGGAGAAACAAGTGTCACCTATCATACGGACATGGAGGAGATCAGCAGTCTGTTGGCTAATGCAGCCAACCCGGTACAGTTCATGTGCCAG GCCTTTAAAATCGTGCCATACAGCATAGAAGCACTGGACAAACTGTTGACTGAGTCACTCAAGAAGAACATTCCTGCCAGTGGCTTACACCTGTTTGGAATCAACCAGCTGGAAGAAGAAGATATGACGACAA ATCAGAGGGATGAGGAGTTGCCAACACTGCTTCACTTCTCTGCAAGATATGGGCTGAAGAACCTCACCGCGTTGCTGCTTACATGCCCTGGAGCACTGCAGGCCTACAGTGTAGCTAACAAATATGGCCACTATCCAAACACCATAGCAGAAAAGCATGGCTTCAAGGACCTCCGCCAATTCATTGATGAATATGTG gAAACTGCAGATATGCTGAAGAGTCACATTAAGGAGGAGCTGATGCAAGGCGAGGAGGATGAGTCTGTCTATGAGTCCATGGCTCATCTGTCCACTGATCTGTTAATGAAATGTTCCTTGAATCCTGGCTCCGATGAAGAGCTTTATGAATCTATGGCTGGATTTGTCCCTGGTGCCCCAGAAGATCTAT atgtagaGATGCTTCAGTCCAAACCAGACACTCCAGTTGCTGCAGATGAAGTTTCTCTAACTACAAAAGACTCAATGCTCCGCAAGTTTTTAGAAG GCAGTAGCTTGGATGTGCCAGATTCAGAGGAAGGAGTTTACCAGCGGTATGGTGAAGATGTATACTACTCAGTGAAACAAGATACTTTTCCACAAGAAATGGCTAGTAGACCTCCAGTTCCTGTTCCAAGACCAGAatccagctctccacagccgGACAATGAGCTGTACATCTCCAAAA tttttgCACAGAAGGCTCAAAGACCTGAGAATCTCTATGTCCCTAGAGGAGGGGTTAAGAAAG AGACAGTAGTCAGGCCTGTAAGGGACGTGTCTCAATCAAGCATATATGATCCATTCGCTGGAATGAAAACCCCGGGTCAACGGCAACTGATTACATTACAGGAGCAGGTGAAAATGGGCATACTCACTGTTGATGAAGCTGTACTTCATTTTAAGGAGTGGCAACTGAACCAGAAAAAGAGATCAGAATCGTTCCGGTTCCAGCAG GAAAATCTGAAGCGACTACGAGACAGCATAACGAGGAGGCAAATggagaagcaaaaaaaagacaaaagtgcAG atTTGGAAATTACAGTACCCATTAGACATTCTCATAATACTTTGGGGAGACCAGAGTGTGGAATATATGAATATACCCCCAGGAGAAATGTTTTCCCACCAAAAAAGGAGCTAAAGCGAGGagactggaaaacagaaagcacatCCAGCACAACAA GTAGTGCAAGTAACCGCTCCAGCACTCGGAGCATATTGAGTGTCAGCAGTGGGATGGAAGGGGACAGTGAG GACAATGAAGTCACAGAAACAACTAGGAGCCGCAGCCCTGTTGCTCACcaagcagagaggctgccttTCCCAGAAAGGCCTCCCAGAGTGCCTCCTCGAGGTGCAAGCAG gCCTGTAAGCTGTGAAGGCTTTTATCCGCCACCTGTGCCCCCAAGAGGTCGCTGA